A portion of the Pseudomonas synxantha BG33R genome contains these proteins:
- a CDS encoding CoA-acylating methylmalonate-semialdehyde dehydrogenase: MSLIQHLINGELVNDSGRSADVYNPSTGQVIHQVPLASRETIQQAIDSAKAAFPAWRNTPPAKRAQVMFRFKQLLEQNEARISQLISEEHGKTLEDAAGELKRGIENVEYACSAPEILKGEYSRNVGPNIDAWSDFQPLGVVAGITPFNFPAMVPLWMYPLAIVCGNCFILKPSERDPSSTLLIAQLLQEAGLPKGVLSVVHGDKGAVDALIQAPEVKALSFVGSTPIAEYIYSEATKRGKRVQALGGAKNHAVLMPDADLDNAVSALMGAAYGSCGERCMAISVAVCVGDQVADALIAKLVPQVKALKIGAGTSCGLDMGPLVTGQARDKVSGYIEEGVSAGAELVVDGRGLSIAGHEQGFFLGGSLFDRVTPQMRIYKEEIFGPVLCVVRVDSLEAAMQLINDHEYGNGTCIFTRDGEAARLFCDEIEVGMVGVNVPLPVPVAYHSFGGWKRSLFGDLHAYGPDGVRFYTRRKAITQRWPQRASHEASQFAFPSL, translated from the coding sequence ATGAGCCTTATCCAGCATTTGATCAATGGTGAGCTGGTCAACGACAGCGGTCGTAGTGCCGACGTCTATAACCCGTCTACCGGCCAGGTGATTCACCAGGTGCCGTTGGCCAGTCGTGAAACCATTCAACAGGCGATTGACTCAGCCAAGGCGGCGTTTCCGGCCTGGCGCAATACGCCTCCGGCCAAGCGTGCCCAGGTGATGTTCCGTTTCAAGCAACTGCTGGAGCAGAACGAAGCACGGATCTCGCAGTTGATCAGCGAAGAACATGGCAAGACCCTGGAGGACGCGGCGGGTGAGCTCAAGCGTGGGATCGAGAACGTGGAGTACGCGTGCTCGGCACCGGAGATTCTCAAGGGTGAATACAGCCGCAACGTAGGGCCGAACATTGATGCATGGTCGGACTTCCAGCCGTTGGGCGTGGTGGCGGGTATCACCCCGTTCAACTTCCCGGCGATGGTGCCGCTGTGGATGTACCCGCTGGCGATTGTGTGCGGTAACTGTTTCATCCTCAAACCTTCGGAGCGTGATCCGAGTTCTACGTTGTTGATCGCGCAACTGTTGCAGGAGGCTGGGCTGCCTAAAGGCGTACTGAGTGTGGTGCACGGCGACAAAGGCGCGGTGGACGCATTGATTCAAGCGCCGGAAGTTAAAGCCTTGAGCTTTGTAGGCTCGACGCCGATTGCCGAATACATCTATAGCGAAGCGACCAAGCGCGGCAAGCGTGTGCAAGCGTTGGGCGGGGCGAAGAACCATGCGGTGCTGATGCCGGATGCAGACCTGGACAACGCCGTGAGTGCCTTGATGGGCGCGGCTTATGGCTCTTGCGGCGAGCGTTGCATGGCGATCTCGGTGGCGGTGTGCGTGGGCGACCAGGTGGCGGACGCGTTGATCGCCAAGCTGGTGCCGCAGGTCAAGGCGCTGAAGATCGGGGCGGGCACCTCCTGTGGCCTGGATATGGGCCCGTTGGTGACGGGGCAGGCACGGGATAAGGTCAGTGGCTATATAGAAGAGGGTGTTTCGGCGGGTGCAGAGCTGGTCGTTGATGGTCGCGGCTTGAGTATTGCCGGGCATGAACAAGGATTTTTCCTTGGCGGCAGTCTGTTTGACCGTGTTACCCCCCAGATGCGTATCTATAAGGAAGAGATCTTTGGGCCAGTGCTGTGCGTGGTCCGGGTGGATAGCCTGGAAGCGGCGATGCAACTGATCAACGATCATGAATACGGCAACGGTACCTGCATCTTCACGCGTGACGGTGAAGCGGCGCGGCTGTTCTGTGATGAGATTGAGGTCGGCATGGTAGGGGTTAACGTACCGTTGCCGGTGCCGGTTGCGTATCACAGCTTTGGTGGCTGGAAGCGCTCTCTGTTTGGCGACTTGCACGCCTATGGGCCGGACGGGGTGCGTTTCTATACCCGTCGCAAGGCGATCACTCAGCGTTGGCCGCAACGGGCCAGTCATGAAGCGTCGCAGTTCGCCTTCCCTAGTCTGTAA
- a CDS encoding paraquat-inducible protein A — MPDLVDAVEVSDLPLDELVACHECDLLMRKPTLALGEKAQCPRCGYELYAHRHNVVERSLALVLAALLLYIPANFLPIMQLNLLGQSSEDTVWSGVVGLFDTGMQGVAAVVFLCSMGIPLLKLLCQLAVLLSIRWNIGRSYGLLLYRIYHHMKDWGMLEVYLMGVLVAIVKLADMASITIGLGLVCFVSLLMVQVLLEVVMSPHQIWQALSGEDDHAGD, encoded by the coding sequence ATGCCCGATCTGGTTGATGCCGTTGAGGTATCGGATTTACCACTGGACGAGCTGGTGGCATGCCATGAGTGCGACTTGCTGATGCGTAAACCAACGCTCGCCCTTGGCGAAAAGGCCCAGTGCCCACGCTGTGGCTACGAGTTGTACGCTCACCGCCACAATGTGGTCGAGCGGAGCCTTGCTTTAGTACTTGCGGCCCTGCTGCTTTACATCCCGGCGAACTTTTTGCCCATCATGCAGCTCAATCTACTCGGGCAGTCCTCGGAGGACACCGTATGGAGCGGCGTTGTTGGCTTATTCGATACCGGTATGCAAGGCGTTGCTGCCGTTGTGTTCTTGTGCAGCATGGGGATCCCCTTGCTCAAGCTGCTCTGCCAATTGGCAGTGTTGCTCAGCATCCGCTGGAACATCGGTCGCAGTTACGGGCTGTTGTTGTACCGCATCTACCACCATATGAAGGATTGGGGGATGCTGGAGGTCTACTTGATGGGCGTATTGGTGGCGATCGTAAAGCTCGCCGACATGGCCTCCATCACGATCGGCCTGGGTCTGGTCTGCTTCGTCAGTTTATTAATGGTTCAAGTTCTGCTTGAGGTGGTCATGTCGCCCCATCAGATCTGGCAAGCACTGTCAGGAGAGGATGACCATGCGGGCGATTGA
- a CDS encoding paraquat-inducible protein A, translated as MRAIDAGILICTECHELNKQEADTEEQLCTRCGALIHARRPNSLTRTWALLITAAILYIPANLLPIMTVNSLGQGDPSTIMAGVIQLVQHGMFPIAAVVFIASILVPTFKLVGIGLLLFSVQRHQPLSAQQRIVMYRFIEFIGRWSMLDIFVIAILVAVVNFGRLASVEANLGAAAFASVVILTMLAAVTFDPRLIWDNTESDDDHE; from the coding sequence ATGCGGGCGATTGATGCAGGCATTCTGATTTGTACCGAATGCCATGAATTGAACAAGCAGGAAGCGGATACCGAAGAGCAACTCTGTACCCGTTGCGGCGCGTTGATCCATGCGCGTCGCCCCAATAGCCTCACCCGTACCTGGGCATTGCTGATCACCGCAGCGATCTTGTATATCCCCGCCAACCTGTTACCCATCATGACCGTCAACTCCCTCGGCCAAGGTGACCCGAGTACCATCATGGCGGGTGTGATCCAACTGGTGCAGCACGGCATGTTTCCTATCGCCGCCGTGGTGTTCATCGCCAGTATCCTGGTGCCGACATTCAAGTTGGTAGGCATCGGCCTGTTGCTGTTTTCGGTGCAGCGTCACCAACCGCTGTCTGCGCAACAACGCATTGTGATGTACCGTTTTATCGAATTCATTGGCCGCTGGTCCATGCTGGATATCTTCGTGATCGCCATCCTGGTGGCGGTCGTTAACTTTGGGCGACTTGCCAGTGTCGAGGCCAATCTCGGCGCTGCAGCGTTCGCCAGTGTGGTGATCTTGACGATGCTTGCCGCAGTAACTTTCGATCCCCGACTGATTTGGGATAACACGGAGTCGGACGACGACCATGAGTGA
- a CDS encoding PqiB family protein produces the protein MSDLPKAKTRPASNWSAIWVLPLIALIIGGWLGWRAYSQQGLEIQVRFESGEGIQVNKTEVVYKGMTVGKVKTLALDDEGSNRGVIATIEMNKDVEQYLRTNTRFWLVKPSVSLAGITGLETLVSGNYIAASPGDGEPTRKFKALSEEPPLSDAKPGLHLTLKADRLGSLNRGSPVFYKQIQVGQVKSYLLSEDQSIVEIKVYIEPTYASLVRKHTRFWNASGISIDANLSGVKVRSESLSSIVAGGIAFATPENRQDSPPTDPSLPFRLYEDFDAAAAGIKVKVKLTDFEGLQAGRTPVMYKGIQVGSLKTLKIDPDLSSASAELTLDPLAEDYLVQDTQFWVVKPSISLAGITGLEALVKGNYIAIRPGDKGTPPQREYVARAKAPPLDLRSPGLHMVLLTDNLGSLDVGSPILYKQVKVGSVQSYQFSRKKKQLVIGVHIEKEYEGLVNGSTRFWNASGVTLTGGLTGGIQVKSESLASLMAGGIAFETPEPNVPLKHRIPRFRLFADRDAANQHGTLVTIKVDRADGLRPGTAVRFKGLDVGKVESVDLSADMQSVLLRARITQVADRIARAGSQFWVVKPELGLMKTSNLETLVTGQYIEVQPAVKNAGPQKNFVALDQPPEAVHQEQGLSLTLSAARRGSLKGGVPVTYREVTVGKVIGYELGQTADRVLVHILIEPKYAPLVRSGSRFWNTSGFGLDFGLFKGATVRTESLETLVAGGIAFATPDGERMGNPARPQQTFPLFDKFEDEWLTWAPKIPLGK, from the coding sequence ATGAGTGATTTGCCTAAAGCTAAAACCCGCCCGGCCTCCAATTGGTCGGCTATTTGGGTGTTGCCCCTGATTGCCCTGATCATCGGTGGCTGGCTGGGGTGGCGCGCCTACTCCCAGCAAGGTCTTGAGATTCAGGTTCGCTTTGAGAGCGGCGAGGGTATTCAAGTCAACAAGACTGAGGTCGTCTACAAAGGCATGACCGTCGGCAAGGTCAAGACCCTGGCCCTGGATGACGAAGGCAGTAATCGCGGGGTGATCGCCACCATCGAGATGAACAAGGATGTAGAGCAGTATCTGAGGACAAACACCCGCTTCTGGTTGGTCAAGCCCAGCGTCAGCCTCGCCGGCATCACGGGCCTGGAGACCCTGGTTTCGGGTAACTACATCGCCGCCAGCCCGGGCGATGGTGAGCCCACGCGCAAGTTCAAGGCGCTGTCTGAAGAACCACCGTTATCCGACGCCAAGCCGGGCCTGCACCTGACGCTCAAGGCCGACCGCCTGGGCTCGCTGAACCGTGGCAGCCCGGTGTTCTACAAGCAGATTCAGGTCGGCCAGGTCAAAAGCTATCTGTTGTCCGAAGACCAGAGCATCGTCGAGATCAAGGTTTATATCGAGCCGACCTACGCCAGCCTGGTGCGCAAGCACACGCGTTTCTGGAACGCCAGCGGCATCAGCATCGACGCCAACCTCTCCGGGGTGAAGGTGCGCAGCGAATCGCTTTCAAGCATCGTGGCCGGTGGTATCGCCTTCGCCACGCCGGAGAATCGCCAAGACAGCCCACCCACCGACCCGAGCCTGCCTTTTCGCCTGTACGAGGACTTCGATGCCGCCGCAGCCGGCATCAAGGTCAAGGTCAAACTCACCGATTTCGAAGGCCTCCAGGCCGGGCGTACCCCGGTCATGTACAAAGGCATCCAGGTTGGTAGCCTGAAAACCTTGAAGATCGACCCGGACCTGTCCAGCGCCAGCGCCGAGTTGACCCTTGATCCTTTGGCCGAAGACTACCTGGTCCAGGACACGCAATTCTGGGTGGTCAAGCCGTCCATCTCCCTGGCAGGCATCACCGGCCTGGAAGCACTGGTCAAAGGTAACTACATCGCGATCCGCCCGGGTGACAAAGGCACCCCGCCACAACGTGAGTATGTGGCCCGCGCCAAGGCGCCGCCGTTGGACCTGCGCTCCCCCGGCCTGCACATGGTGCTGCTCACCGACAACCTGGGCTCGCTGGATGTCGGCAGCCCGATTCTGTACAAACAGGTCAAGGTGGGTTCGGTGCAGAGCTACCAGTTTTCACGCAAGAAGAAGCAACTCGTGATCGGCGTTCATATCGAGAAAGAGTATGAAGGCCTGGTCAACGGCTCGACACGTTTCTGGAACGCCAGCGGTGTCACTCTCACTGGTGGGCTCACCGGTGGCATCCAGGTCAAAAGCGAATCCCTGGCCAGCCTGATGGCCGGCGGTATCGCCTTCGAAACACCGGAGCCCAACGTTCCCCTGAAGCACCGTATCCCGCGCTTCCGTTTGTTCGCCGACCGTGACGCCGCGAATCAGCATGGCACCCTGGTGACGATCAAGGTCGATCGTGCCGACGGCCTGCGCCCCGGTACAGCCGTACGCTTCAAAGGTCTGGATGTTGGCAAGGTCGAGAGCGTCGACCTCAGCGCCGACATGCAGTCTGTATTGCTGCGCGCCCGTATCACTCAGGTAGCTGATCGTATCGCCCGCGCAGGCAGCCAGTTCTGGGTGGTCAAGCCGGAGCTGGGCCTGATGAAGACCTCCAATCTTGAAACCCTGGTCACCGGGCAATACATCGAGGTGCAGCCGGCGGTGAAAAATGCCGGGCCGCAAAAAAACTTTGTTGCACTGGATCAGCCACCGGAGGCTGTCCATCAGGAGCAAGGCCTGAGCCTGACACTCAGCGCCGCTCGCCGTGGTTCGCTCAAAGGAGGCGTGCCGGTCACTTACCGTGAAGTCACCGTGGGCAAGGTCATCGGCTATGAGCTGGGCCAGACCGCCGACCGTGTGCTGGTGCATATCCTGATCGAGCCCAAGTACGCCCCCTTGGTACGCAGTGGCAGTCGCTTCTGGAACACCAGCGGCTTCGGTCTCGACTTTGGCCTGTTCAAGGGCGCGACGGTGCGCACCGAGTCCCTGGAGACTTTGGTGGCCGGCGGTATCGCCTTTGCCACGCCAGATGGCGAGCGCATGGGCAACCCGGCACGGCCACAGCAGACCTTCCCGTTGTTCGATAAGTTTGAAGATGAGTGGCTGACCTGGGCGCCCAAGATTCCACTCGGTAAATAA
- the mksF gene encoding Mks condensin complex protein MksF — protein sequence MSKERYGIRRFALLNTAGYSLGLFPLEEPLSVYGANNLGKSASINALQFPILARMSDMSFGKYTLEQSRRFYFATDTSYILVEVSLPHGPHVIGVVGRGPGGGFGHQFFAYAGKLDLAHYQKNDTCLRQKELFTNLEREGLKAYELKPDELRRLLVGGHTSIPLDLTLIPLRSTSEQSLKTFRALFINLLHMREITAAKLKQLFLDAFEHSLRSGSVDYIAACEEAFRDVRRMEQDYNSLVAAGPLVEALANGVKQRDALRGKLHRLSPLLDSLLGTWSDYASARKEELTIQAEHYRNEQDALQNDQRGGTQELMRLEREISGIQRWLGELSVLKHRFALVDDVKVLEQQLLAAKDAHDELAGALAQSRQFSAEDLDERLRDLEKRLKSVRQQLDHADNNSYAKLREEFSQQDVERLMRLFNSSLFSLPLGEHGITLDEDGQWVKSLEQILDGFKGERFEVPGLSIDISHIEPPALQALADRAALRDQKERLEKELKQLKTQQAVASDRAASKTQTEALYQQVLDAQKALEDFRRTQTLSAEEGEKLENLAQMEAAQDELKRSSDAFTERVQQLSAKLQLVGRQIGDMEAKQRTLDDALRRRQLLPADLPFGTPFMDPVDDSMDNLLPLLNDYQDSWQGLLRADGQIEALYAQVRLKGVAKFDSEDDMERRLQLLINAYAHRTDEALTLGKARRAAVTDIARTLRNIRSDYDSLEHQLALFNREINKRQVSNLQSFRIVLAPNKEALKHIDQIIHSAGQYEEGETLSVFDLSQSAEQDNKNEEAKEYLARLVAANHNQLGLKDLFELAFEITKVHGQPVIHTDIDGAASNGTTMTIKALTNMYLLLHLMDRDQAGRVRLPYYLDEAADIDEKNQAALLETSLQLGFVPILASVKPQVSAQVAIDLEGGSGPNGIYIDEADWKYIRRHDVVKATMNVQADEPELDEV from the coding sequence ATGAGTAAGGAACGTTACGGCATCCGCCGCTTCGCCCTATTGAACACCGCCGGTTACAGCCTGGGCTTGTTCCCGCTGGAAGAGCCGCTGTCGGTGTATGGCGCGAACAACCTGGGTAAATCCGCATCCATCAACGCCTTGCAGTTCCCGATCCTGGCGCGCATGTCGGACATGAGTTTCGGCAAGTACACGCTGGAACAATCGCGGCGCTTCTACTTTGCCACCGACACCAGCTACATCCTGGTAGAAGTCTCCCTGCCCCACGGCCCGCACGTCATCGGCGTGGTCGGACGCGGGCCGGGCGGTGGTTTCGGTCACCAGTTCTTTGCCTATGCGGGCAAGCTGGACCTGGCTCATTACCAGAAAAACGACACCTGCCTGCGTCAGAAAGAGCTGTTTACCAACCTTGAGCGCGAGGGCCTCAAAGCCTACGAACTCAAGCCTGATGAACTGCGGCGCTTGCTGGTGGGCGGCCATACGTCGATCCCGCTGGACCTGACCCTGATCCCGCTGCGCTCCACCAGCGAACAGAGCTTGAAGACGTTCCGTGCGTTGTTTATCAACCTGCTGCACATGCGCGAAATCACCGCGGCCAAGCTCAAGCAACTGTTCCTCGACGCGTTCGAACACAGCTTGCGTTCAGGCAGTGTCGACTACATCGCTGCGTGCGAAGAAGCCTTCCGTGATGTACGACGCATGGAGCAGGACTACAACTCCCTGGTCGCCGCCGGGCCGTTGGTTGAAGCCTTGGCCAATGGCGTAAAACAACGCGACGCCTTGCGCGGCAAACTGCACCGCCTGTCACCGCTGCTGGATTCGTTGCTGGGCACCTGGTCGGACTACGCCAGTGCACGCAAGGAAGAGCTGACCATCCAGGCCGAGCACTACCGCAACGAGCAGGACGCGCTGCAGAACGACCAGCGTGGCGGTACTCAGGAACTGATGCGTCTGGAGCGGGAGATCAGCGGTATCCAGCGTTGGCTGGGCGAGCTGTCGGTACTCAAGCATCGCTTTGCCCTGGTGGATGACGTCAAGGTGCTGGAGCAACAGTTGCTCGCCGCCAAAGACGCCCACGATGAACTGGCGGGCGCATTGGCGCAGTCGCGACAGTTCAGCGCCGAGGACCTGGACGAGCGTCTGCGCGACCTGGAAAAGCGCTTGAAGTCGGTCAGGCAGCAACTCGATCACGCCGACAACAACAGCTATGCCAAGCTGCGCGAGGAGTTCTCGCAACAGGATGTCGAACGTCTGATGCGCCTGTTCAACAGCTCGTTGTTCAGCCTGCCTCTGGGTGAGCACGGCATCACGCTGGACGAGGACGGCCAGTGGGTCAAATCCCTGGAGCAGATCCTCGATGGCTTCAAGGGCGAGCGCTTTGAAGTGCCGGGGCTGTCCATCGACATCTCGCACATCGAGCCGCCTGCGTTGCAGGCCCTGGCCGACCGCGCCGCCTTGCGCGACCAGAAGGAGCGCCTGGAAAAAGAACTCAAGCAACTCAAAACCCAGCAGGCCGTAGCGTCCGACCGCGCGGCGAGCAAGACCCAGACCGAAGCGCTGTATCAGCAGGTGCTGGATGCTCAGAAGGCATTGGAAGATTTCCGCCGCACCCAGACCCTGAGTGCAGAAGAAGGCGAGAAGCTGGAAAACCTGGCGCAAATGGAAGCCGCCCAGGATGAGCTGAAGCGCTCCAGCGATGCCTTTACCGAGCGCGTCCAGCAATTGTCGGCCAAGCTGCAACTGGTCGGCCGCCAGATCGGCGATATGGAAGCCAAGCAACGCACGCTGGATGATGCGTTGCGTCGTCGTCAGCTGTTGCCGGCGGACCTGCCGTTCGGCACGCCGTTCATGGACCCGGTCGACGACTCCATGGACAACTTGCTGCCACTGCTCAATGACTACCAGGATAGCTGGCAGGGCTTGCTGCGCGCCGACGGCCAGATCGAAGCCTTGTACGCCCAGGTGCGCCTCAAGGGTGTGGCCAAGTTCGACAGCGAAGATGACATGGAGCGTCGCCTGCAGCTGCTGATCAACGCCTATGCGCACCGCACCGACGAAGCGTTGACGCTGGGCAAGGCACGCCGAGCAGCGGTGACCGATATCGCCCGTACCCTGCGCAATATCCGTAGCGATTACGACAGCCTTGAACACCAGTTGGCGCTGTTCAACCGCGAGATCAACAAACGCCAGGTCTCCAACCTGCAGAGCTTTCGCATCGTGCTGGCGCCGAACAAGGAAGCCCTCAAGCATATCGACCAGATCATCCACAGTGCTGGCCAGTATGAAGAAGGCGAAACGCTGTCGGTGTTCGACCTCAGCCAGAGCGCCGAGCAGGACAACAAGAACGAAGAGGCCAAGGAATACCTGGCGCGCCTCGTTGCGGCCAACCATAACCAGCTGGGCCTCAAGGACTTGTTCGAACTGGCGTTCGAGATCACCAAGGTGCACGGTCAGCCGGTGATTCATACCGACATCGATGGCGCCGCGTCCAACGGCACCACCATGACCATCAAGGCGCTGACCAACATGTATCTGTTGCTGCACTTGATGGACCGCGACCAGGCCGGCCGTGTGCGTTTGCCGTATTACCTCGATGAAGCGGCAGACATCGATGAGAAGAACCAGGCTGCCTTGCTGGAAACCAGCTTGCAACTGGGCTTCGTGCCGATCCTGGCCAGCGTGAAGCCGCAGGTTTCCGCCCAGGTGGCGATCGACCTGGAAGGCGGCAGCGGGCCGAACGGAATCTACATTGATGAGGCGGACTGGAAATACATCCGTCGCCATGATGTGGTGAAGGCGACGATGAATGTGCAAGCCGATGAGCCGGAGCTGGATGAGGTCTGA
- the mksE gene encoding Mks condensin complex protein MksE, which yields MHLDLSELSQLAPIFRELFKGYHVSRRDPELYAQLSNFQDQYRTLFKALGFELVCDTRGFYYFVPDTAVAAAQVNKTAQRLALFTFIIVEHLADQGRDPVAVLDGGSLGRDELPSLLEKYRDLFIQAEVQTQEELEEKIMRRMTQLGFASEDNGIYRFLPPMHRFLDVCLSVQQDRDLAASVHSVLPLPVPVIIDEDSDEKLLKTDDPLDLSAFDEESEEDALARAIAEEQETDV from the coding sequence ATGCATCTTGATCTATCCGAACTGTCCCAGCTGGCGCCGATTTTTCGCGAGCTGTTCAAGGGTTACCACGTCAGCCGCCGCGACCCGGAGCTGTACGCGCAGCTGTCGAACTTCCAGGACCAGTACCGCACGCTGTTCAAGGCCTTGGGCTTTGAGCTGGTATGCGATACCCGCGGTTTCTACTACTTCGTCCCGGACACCGCCGTGGCTGCCGCGCAGGTCAACAAGACCGCCCAGCGCCTGGCCTTGTTTACCTTCATTATCGTCGAGCACCTGGCCGACCAGGGCCGCGACCCGGTTGCCGTGCTCGACGGCGGCAGCCTGGGGCGCGACGAATTGCCTTCGTTGCTGGAGAAGTACCGCGACCTGTTTATCCAGGCCGAAGTGCAGACCCAGGAAGAGCTCGAAGAAAAAATCATGCGTCGCATGACCCAACTCGGTTTTGCCAGCGAAGACAACGGTATCTACCGCTTCCTGCCACCAATGCACCGTTTCCTCGACGTGTGCCTGTCGGTGCAGCAGGACCGCGACCTCGCCGCCAGCGTGCACAGCGTATTGCCGCTGCCGGTGCCAGTGATCATCGACGAAGACAGCGATGAAAAACTGCTGAAGACCGATGACCCGCTGGACCTTAGCGCCTTCGATGAGGAAAGCGAAGAAGACGCCCTGGCCCGAGCCATTGCCGAAGAACAGGAAACCGACGTATGA
- the mksB gene encoding Mks condensin complex protein MksB, with product MIEPKRVLRALAEHWALLEPLCEHFDQGTLSLSELRAQLAAQQLDSTPQDITSLLDVWIRLDILVPVAKSPNRFELNAQIHDFLAYLRKEHRLGLCLEIEAYLRHLERLAGYIQDAFDIRDGHDLARQLRLLDMRVRDVLKKLANDEQALAAVADRAKTSDRQIPLRQRYAEVLATWDEYVEPMIQLVNADGAFEQGVRKVENVLLRMLTEQQRLGHLVDDDMLLRTHARILEMQTSAQLTLRHARELLLPLREEARRHNAVTRGAALALSAIRRKGLDAVPQAAMPMFTRPQSTFLGSASQVEAYVYALANFEPKPARFPKAHKSHKGEAPRAPRTVKEMLERCEDALPMPDLMTWLLEQEPDGATDELLYWFSRLSREKRFKRERLERRDYHTHEHQVSLRSFALLPAGVDATENSASTPYAS from the coding sequence ATGATCGAACCCAAGCGCGTCCTGCGCGCCCTCGCCGAACACTGGGCCTTACTTGAGCCTCTGTGCGAACACTTCGACCAAGGCACCCTGAGCCTGAGCGAGCTGCGCGCACAATTGGCCGCCCAACAACTGGACAGCACGCCCCAGGACATTACCAGCCTGCTGGACGTGTGGATTCGCCTGGATATCCTGGTACCTGTCGCCAAGAGCCCGAACCGTTTCGAGCTCAACGCGCAGATCCACGACTTCCTCGCTTATCTTCGCAAGGAGCACCGGCTTGGCCTGTGCCTGGAAATCGAAGCCTACCTGCGCCACCTCGAGCGTCTGGCCGGTTATATCCAGGACGCCTTCGACATCCGCGACGGCCATGACCTGGCCCGGCAACTACGCTTGCTGGATATGCGCGTGCGCGACGTGCTGAAAAAGCTTGCCAACGACGAACAGGCCCTCGCCGCCGTGGCCGATCGCGCCAAGACCAGCGACCGCCAGATCCCGTTGCGCCAGCGCTACGCCGAGGTGTTGGCAACCTGGGACGAATACGTCGAGCCGATGATCCAGTTGGTGAACGCTGACGGCGCCTTCGAGCAAGGCGTGCGCAAGGTGGAAAACGTGCTGCTGCGCATGCTCACCGAGCAACAGCGTCTTGGCCACCTGGTGGACGACGACATGCTGCTGCGCACCCACGCGCGCATCCTCGAAATGCAGACCAGCGCCCAGCTGACCTTGCGCCATGCGCGCGAGCTGCTGTTGCCGCTGCGCGAAGAAGCACGCCGGCATAACGCAGTGACTCGCGGCGCTGCGCTGGCCTTGTCGGCGATTCGCCGTAAAGGCCTGGACGCGGTGCCGCAAGCGGCGATGCCGATGTTCACCCGACCGCAAAGCACCTTCCTGGGCAGCGCCAGCCAGGTCGAGGCTTATGTGTATGCCCTGGCCAATTTCGAGCCGAAACCGGCGCGATTCCCCAAGGCGCACAAATCCCACAAGGGCGAGGCCCCGCGCGCCCCGCGTACGGTCAAGGAAATGCTCGAACGTTGCGAAGACGCCCTGCCGATGCCGGACCTGATGACCTGGCTGCTGGAGCAGGAGCCGGACGGCGCCACCGACGAATTGCTGTACTGGTTCTCACGCCTGTCCCGGGAAAAACGCTTCAAGCGCGAGCGCCTGGAACGTCGCGATTACCACACCCACGAGCATCAGGTCAGCCTGCGCTCCTTCGCCCTGCTCCCGGCCGGCGTTGACGCCACCGAGAATTCTGCGAGCACCCCTTATGCATCTTGA
- the rimI gene encoding ribosomal protein S18-alanine N-acetyltransferase gives MSEALSFRPMTEADLDAVLKIEYAAFSHPWTRGIFLDGLGKYQIWLMFEGEQQVGHGVVQIILDEAHLLNITVKPENQGRGLGLALLEHLMSRAYAASARECFLEVRDSNTGAFRLYERYGFNEIGRRRDYYPAVGGREDAVVMACTLVD, from the coding sequence ATGAGTGAGGCTTTATCCTTCCGCCCGATGACCGAGGCCGACCTCGACGCGGTGCTGAAAATCGAATACGCAGCGTTCAGCCATCCCTGGACGCGAGGGATCTTTCTCGACGGGCTGGGCAAGTACCAGATCTGGCTGATGTTCGAAGGCGAGCAGCAAGTGGGCCATGGGGTGGTGCAGATCATTCTCGATGAAGCGCATTTGCTGAACATTACCGTCAAGCCGGAAAACCAGGGGCGCGGATTGGGTCTGGCGCTGCTGGAGCACCTGATGTCTCGTGCCTACGCGGCCAGCGCGCGGGAATGCTTCCTGGAAGTGCGGGACAGCAATACCGGGGCGTTTCGGTTATATGAGCGCTATGGCTTCAATGAGATTGGCCGTCGCCGGGATTATTACCCGGCGGTCGGTGGCCGCGAAGATGCAGTCGTGATGGCCTGCACCCTGGTCGACTGA